In Pseudonocardia sp. DSM 110487, the sequence GCGACCCACTGGCGGACGTGTTCGCGAGCGAGCACGACGTCGGGATGCTCGCGATCGAGCCGGCGAGCCGGCGCCGGATGCGGGTCAACGGGCGCGCCCGACAGGTGGACGAGCTGCTCGTCGTGCGGACGGAGCAGGTGTACGCGAACTGCCCGAAGTACATCCAGGCACGCGACGTCCAGGCGCACGTGACCACCGATCCGGGCGGCGCCGCGGAGTCCGACGGGCTCTCGCCGGACCAGCAGTCCTGGATCGCCGCTGCCGACACGTTCTTCGTCGCGACGCACGCCGCGGGGTCGGGCGCCGACGCCTCGCACCGCGGCGGCGGTCCCGGGTTCGTGACCGTGGCCGGCGAGCGGCACCTGAGCTGGCCCGACTACGTCGGCAACTCGATGTACATGACGCTCGGCAACCTCGAGCTCGACCCGCGCGCCGGACTGCTCTTCCTCGACTGGGAGCGGGGCCGGTCCCTCCAGCTCACCGGGCGCGCGTCGGTCGACTGGGACCAGACGCGCGCCGCTCGCGTACCGGGCGCCCAGCGCATCGTCGACTTCGAGGTCGAGCGGGTCGTGCAGATCGACGGTGCCGTTCCGCTGCGCTGGACGCCTCCCGAATACTCCAGTTTCAACCCCACCCGCCCTCACCCACCCGATGCGGTCACACCTGTGCACCGCGATTGACATGCACTGATGCGGATGTTGGCATGCGTCGCACCACCGCGAAGGAGCGACTATGACCACCAGCGCACACGCCACCCATGCCGATCATGCCCATACCCATGGCGCCGGCTGCGGCCACGACGCCGTGCCACACGGCGACCACGTCGACTACGCCCACGACGGCCACCTGCACCGCCTGCACGAGGGGCACTGGGACGAGTGCGAGCCCAGGGAGCACGCTGCACACGACGGGCACGACCACGTCCACGGCGCCGGCTGCGGCCACGACGCGGTGCCGCACGGCGACCACGTGGACTACGTGCACGACGGGCACCGCCACGCCGAACACGACGGGCACTGGGACGAGCACTAGCGAATGCCCGGAGGTCGAGTAGCCCCTGCCCCTCTTCCGGTGGTCGAGTAGCGCCGGCCCGCCAGGGCCGGCGCGTATCGAGACCACACGCCCGTCTCGAGGATGGTGGTCTCGATACGGGCCGGCGCTGGGCGCCGGCCCTACTCGACCACCGGGGCGCCGGGACGCTCTAACTCGCGCTCCGCCTCGCCAGCATCCGCTGCAGCACCACGAAGACCAGCAGCAGGAGCCCGATCACGATCCGGGACCACCAGGAGCTGAGGGTCCCCTCGAACGACAGGATCGTCTGGATCGTGCCCAGGACGAGCACGCCGAGCACGGAACCGAGCACGAACCCGGACCCGCCGGTGAGCAGCGTGCCCCCGATGACGACGGCGGCGATCGCGTCGAGCTCCATCCCCACGGCGTGCAGGCTGTAGCCCGAGAGCATGTAGTAGGTGAAGAGCAGCCCGGCGAGCGCGGAGCAGGCCCCGCTGATCACGTAGACGCCCACCCGGGCCTGCGCCACGCGCAACCCCATCAGCATCGCCGACTGCTGGTTGCCGCCGACGGCGTAGACCGTGCGTCCGAACCGGGTCATGTGCAGGACGTAGGCCGCCACCGCGACCACGACGAGCGCGACGAGGGCGCTCGGGCTCAGGAACAGGTCGTCGCCCAGCGGGACCGCGGTCTGCGCGATCGTCCGGAACATCGGGTCGGTGATCGAGATCGACTGGAGGTCGATCACGTAGCACAGGCCGCGCGCCAGGAACATCCCGGCGAGCGTGACGATGAACGGCTGGATCTCCAGGTAGTGGATCACCGCGCCCATCGCGAGCCCGAAGATCGCCCCGCCCGCGAGGACCATGAGCATCACGACCACCGGCGGCCAGCCGGCGCGCAGCAGGGCCGCCGCCACCATCGTGGACAGCGCGACGACCGACCCGACCGAGAGGTCGATGCCCCCGGTGAGGATCACGAACGTCATCCCGACGGCGAGCACGACCAGGAACGAGTTGTCGATCAGCAGGTTGAGCAGGACCTGGCCGGAGGCGAACGACTCGTACCGGAGGCTGCCCCCGGCGAACATGAGCACGAACAGCGCGAACGTGGCCGCCACCGGGAGGAAGCGGGTGGGAAGGCGCCGTGCGACCCGGGTGCGTTCCGCGAGCGCGGTCACCGGGAGGTCCCCGTGGTCTCGGTGGCAGTCGTCTCGGCGGGTGCGGCCTCGACCGGAGCGGCGGGTGGTGCTGCCGGCGGCGGCGAGGCCCCTTCCCGACGGCGGCGGCGCCCGAGCAGCGCCCGCACCTTCGGCGCCTGGGCCAGGAACACCAGGATCACGACGACCGCCTTGAACACGAGGGAGACCTCCGGCGGGATGCCGACCGAGTAGATCGTGGTGGTGAGCGTCTGGATGGTGAGCGCGCCGAGCAGGGTGCCCGCGATCGAGTAGCGTCCGCCCGCGAGCGACGTGCCCCCGATGACTACGGCGAGGATCGCGTCCAGCTCCAGCCACAGACCCGCGTTGTTGGCGTCCGCGGCGTGGACGTTCGCGCTGATCATCAGTCCGGCCACGGCGGCGCACAGCGCGGCGAAGACGTAGACCATCCACACGATGGTGCGCGACCGCACCCCGGCGAGCCGGCTGGCTTCCGGGTTGATGCCGACGGCCTCCACGAGCGTGCCGAGCGCTGTGCGCCGGGTCACGAGCGCGACCAGCGCGTACACCGCGGCGGCCATGATCACCGTCACCGGCACGGTGAGCAGGGCACTCCCGCCGATGCCGGAGAAGAAGCCGTTGTTGACGGTGATGATCTGCCCGTCGGTCACCAGCTGGGCGAGCCCGCGACCGGCCGTCATCAGGACGAGCGTCGCGATGATCGGTTGGATGCCGAGACGGGCGACGAGGAACCCGTTCCACGCCCCGAGCGCCACCGCGAGCCCGAGGGCCAGCCCGATGCCGGCGATCGCGGCACCGGGACCCGCGGGGTCGGGGCTGCCCGCGATCCACGTGCAGGCGACGGCCCCGGATATCGCGACCACGGCGCCGACCGACAGGTCGATCCCGCGGGTGGCGATCACCAGCGTCATCCCGAGCGCGGTGAGCGCCAGCGGCGCCCCGTTGTGCAGGATGTCGACCAGACTCCCGTAGAGCCTGCCGTCCTG encodes:
- a CDS encoding pyridoxamine 5'-phosphate oxidase family protein, translating into MDHRGERAVQRRAGFPDRPWGSARVGAAVPPVAADFLRRQRLVVIGAVTPDGSVWAGPLTGSPGFVTAPDEQTVAARRSPVPGDPLADVFASEHDVGMLAIEPASRRRMRVNGRARQVDELLVVRTEQVYANCPKYIQARDVQAHVTTDPGGAAESDGLSPDQQSWIAAADTFFVATHAAGSGADASHRGGGPGFVTVAGERHLSWPDYVGNSMYMTLGNLELDPRAGLLFLDWERGRSLQLTGRASVDWDQTRAARVPGAQRIVDFEVERVVQIDGAVPLRWTPPEYSSFNPTRPHPPDAVTPVHRD
- the yjfF gene encoding galactofuranose ABC transporter, permease protein YjfF produces the protein MTALAERTRVARRLPTRFLPVAATFALFVLMFAGGSLRYESFASGQVLLNLLIDNSFLVVLAVGMTFVILTGGIDLSVGSVVALSTMVAAALLRAGWPPVVVMLMVLAGGAIFGLAMGAVIHYLEIQPFIVTLAGMFLARGLCYVIDLQSISITDPMFRTIAQTAVPLGDDLFLSPSALVALVVVAVAAYVLHMTRFGRTVYAVGGNQQSAMLMGLRVAQARVGVYVISGACSALAGLLFTYYMLSGYSLHAVGMELDAIAAVVIGGTLLTGGSGFVLGSVLGVLVLGTIQTILSFEGTLSSWWSRIVIGLLLLVFVVLQRMLARRSAS
- a CDS encoding ABC transporter permease, with amino-acid sequence MREFLRKPIWPLVALLLLNLAVTPSFFAVRVQDGRLYGSLVDILHNGAPLALTALGMTLVIATRGIDLSVGAVVAISGAVACTWIAGSPDPAGPGAAIAGIGLALGLAVALGAWNGFLVARLGIQPIIATLVLMTAGRGLAQLVTDGQIITVNNGFFSGIGGSALLTVPVTVIMAAAVYALVALVTRRTALGTLVEAVGINPEASRLAGVRSRTIVWMVYVFAALCAAVAGLMISANVHAADANNAGLWLELDAILAVVIGGTSLAGGRYSIAGTLLGALTIQTLTTTIYSVGIPPEVSLVFKAVVVILVFLAQAPKVRALLGRRRRREGASPPPAAPPAAPVEAAPAETTATETTGTSR